One segment of Carya illinoinensis cultivar Pawnee chromosome 13, C.illinoinensisPawnee_v1, whole genome shotgun sequence DNA contains the following:
- the LOC122291656 gene encoding protein ARABIDILLO 1-like, with amino-acid sequence MSRRVRRKVARKGKVVSPIYAETEDEVLGLKQYGYVDWTGLPDDTVLQLFSCLNYRDRASLSSTCRTWRVLGISPCLWNSLDLRAHKCDASMASSLAPRCVNLQKLRFRGAESADAVIHLQARNLREISGDYCRKITDATLSVIVARHEALESLQLGPDFCERISSDAIKAIAFCCPKLKKLRLSGIRDVHGDAINGLAKNCPHLTDIGFIDCLNVDEMALGNVASVRFLSVSGTSNMKWGVVSDLWHKLPNLAGLDVSRTDIGPNAVSRLLSSSQSLKVLCALNCPVLEEHTSFHINKNKGKLLLVLFNDIFKGIGLLFVDTTNKGKNVFLDWRNLKNKDKNLDEIMIWVEWILSHTLLRIAESNQQGLDEFWLKQGAALLLSLMQSSQEDVQERAATGLATFVVIDDENANIDRGRAEAVMREGGIRLLLDLAKSWREGLQSEAAKAIANLSVNTNVAKSVAEEGGINILAGLARSMNRLVAEEAAGGLWNLSVGEEHKGAIAEAGGVKALVDLIFKWSTGGDGVLERAAGALANLAADDKCSTEVAVAGGVHALVMLARNCKFEGVQEQAARALANLAAHGDSNSNNAAIGQEAGALEALVQLTRSAHEGVRQEAAGALWNLSFDDRNREVIAAAGGVEALVALAQSCSNASPGLQERAAGALWGLSVSEANSIAIGREGGVAPLIALARSEAEDVHETAAGALWNLAFNPGNALRIVEEGGVPALVHLCSSSVSKMARFMAALALAYMFDGRMDEFALLGTSSESSSKSVSLDGARRMALKHIEAFVLTFSDPQAFAAAAASSAPAALSQVTEGARIQEAGHLRCSGAEIGRFVAMLRNSSAILKACAAFALLQFTIPGGRHAVHHAGLMQNAGAARVLRAAAAAATAPLEAKIFARIVLRNLEHHHMEPSL; translated from the exons ATGAGTCGTAGGGTGCGGCGGAAAGTGGCAAGGAAGGGGAAGGTTGTTTCACCAATTTATGCCGAAACGGAAGATGAGGTTTTGGGTTTGAAGCAATACGGCTATGTGGATTGGACAGGTCTGCCTGATGACACAGTGCTTCAGCTGTTTTCGTGTCTGAATTATCGTGACCGGGCAAGCTTATCATCAACCTGTCGGACATGGAGGGTTCTAGGAATTTCCCCTTGTTTGTGGAACTCTCTGGATCTTCGTGCGCACAAATGCGATGCTTCCATGGCATCTTCACTTGCTCCCAGATGTGTGAATCTTCAGAAACTTAGGTTTCGTGGTGCGGAATCTGCTGATGCAGTAATTCATCTTCAAGCTAGGAATTTGCGTGAAATAAGTGGTGACTACTGCAGGAAAATAACAGATGCGACTCTCTCTGTGATTGTGGCTCGACACGAGGCACTTGAAAGCCTCCAACTTGGGCCAGATTTCTGCGAGAGGATCAGTAGTGATGCTATAAAAGCAATAGCGTTTTGTTGTCCTAAATTGAAAAAGCTTCGCCTCTCAGGAATTAGGGATGTTCATGGTGATGCAATTAATGGCTTAGCCAAGAATTGTCCACATTTGACTGATATTGGGTTTATAGACTGTCTCAATGTAGATGAGATGGCTTTGGGAAATGTAGCATCAGTTCGTTTTCTCTCAGTTTCTGGGACTTCAAATATGAAGTGGGGAGTGGTTTCTGATCTTTGGCATAAGCTGCCTAACTTGGCTGGGTTAGATGTTTCAAGAACTGATATTGGACCAAATGCGGTTTCAAGATTATTATCCTCATCACAGAGCTTGAAGGTTTTGTGTGCCTTGAATTGTCCTGTTCTTGAAGAACATACTAGTTTtcacatcaataaaaataaaggtaaATTGCTACTTgtcctttttaatgatattttcaaaGGAATAGGTTTGCTATTTGTCGATACTACAAACAAAgggaaaaatgtgtttttggaTTGGAGGAATTTAAAGAATAAGGACAAAAACTTGGATGAAATCATGATTTGGGTTGAGTGGATCCTATCCCATACACTTTTGCGGATTGCTGAGAGCAATCAACAAGGTTTGGATGAGTTTTGGCTCAAGCAGGGTGCTGCGCTGCTTCTCAGTTTAATGCAGAGCTCACAAGAGGATGTTCAAGAAAGGGCAGCCACAGGACTTGCAACGTTTGTGGTCATTGATGATGAAAATGCTAACATAGATCGTGGACGGGCTGAAGCAGTTATGCGAGAAGGTGGCATACGCCTCCTTCTGGACCTAGCAAAATCTTGGCGGGAAGGGCTCcagtcagaggctgcaaag GCTATAGCAAACTTGTCTGTAAATACCAATGTTGCAAAATCTGTTGCTGAAGAAGGAGGAATCAATATTCTTGCTGGTTTGGCAAGGTCCATGAATAGGCTGGTTGCCGAAGAAGCTGCTGGAGGACTATGGAATCTTTCAGTTGGAGAAGAGCACAAG GGTGCCATTGCTGAGGCTGGAGGAGTAAAGGCTTTAGTTGATCTTATATTCAAATGGTCCACAGGTGGTGACGGAGTCCTG GAACGTGCAGCTGGTGCATTAGCAAATTTGGCAGCTGATGACAAGTGTAGCACGGAGGTTGCAGTGGCAGGTGGTGTACATGCTTTGGTGATGCTTGCTCGTAATTGCAAATTTGAGGGTGTACAAGAGCAG GCTGCTCGTGCCTTGGCTAATTTGGCTGCTCATGGAGATAGCAACAGTAACAATGCTGCCATTGGGCAGGAGGCAGGTGCTCTTGAAGCACTTGTTCAACTAACACGTTCTGCTCATGAAGGTGTCAG GCAAGAAGCTGCTGGTGCATTGTGGAATTTATCATTTGATGACAGAAATCGAGAAGTGATTGCAGCAGCTGGTGGAGTTGAGGCCTTG GTTGCTCTTGCACAATCATGTTCCAATGCCTCCCCTGGTCTTCAAGAGAGGGCTGCTGGTGCTCTATGGGGATTGTCAGTGTCAGAAGCCAATAG TATTGCTATTGGACGCGAAGGAGGTGTGGCCCCTCTAATTGCATTGGCACGCTCTGAAGCTGAG GATGTCCATGAAACAGCTGCAGGAGCTCTTTGGAACCTTGCTTTTAATCCTGGTAATGCTCTCCGTATAGTGGAGGAAGGGGGAGTTCCGGCCTTAGTTCATCTCTGTTCTTCATCAGTATCAAAAATGGCACGCTTCATGGCTGCATTGGCATTGGCATACATGTTTGATGGGAG AATGGATGAATTCGCTCTATTAGGGACTTCCTCAGAAAGCAGTTCAAAGAGTGTGAGTTTAGATGGGGCTAGAAGGATGGCTTTGAAACACATTGAAGCCTTTGTCCTCACCTTTTCTGATCCACAAGcatttgctgctgctgctgcatcaTCAGCCCCTGCTGCATTGTCTCAAGTAACAGAAGGAGCTCGTATTCAAGAAGCAGGGCATCTGAGATGCAG TGGAGCTGAAATTGGGCGATTTGTTGCCATGCTACGAAATTCATCAGCTATACTCAAGGCATGTGCTGCATTTGCTCTTCTCCAG TTTACCATCCCTGGTGGCCGTCATGCCGTGCACCATGCGGGCCTCATGCAGAATGCAGGAGCAGCACGAGTTCTTCGTGCTGCAGCTGCAGCAGCAACTGCCCCACTTGAAGCCAAAATATTTGCCAGAATTGTACTTCGCAACCTTGAACACCACCACATGGAACCATCACTTTAA
- the LOC122290793 gene encoding uncharacterized protein LOC122290793, with the protein MADWSPYTKNHFPFSEPNAPIQPSRRTQGKSFTNFLCKSLFLALFLILLPLFPSRAPAFINQTFLTKFWELLYLLFIGIAVSYGLFGRRNVELSIDETQSNFNISQSSVSRMFHVSSIFEDGFENPSGPDESSLINSWNSQYIGSEHINSCNRSSGVGEKCKSRYGHDQNNVVQAWNSQYFQGEPMVVVAQPNYSVEEWGKTASLIDHKPLGLPVRSLKSKVRKLDCPEFISGSESGSGSDGSSRSDRSRSGDLDPMNLEQRFNEAAAAASPIPWRSRSVRTETRNEAGDVNLPTHFRPLSVDETQFESLKSRSFRSTGSFSSQSSSISSSSSISSELPNSMTEDLGKNKSFLGAFREASPSPPIPRNGKASSNALRSRHCSSGSVSGSIGREASPSPPIPRNGKALSNSLHSRHCSSGSVSGSIGREASPSPPIPRNGKALSNSLHSWHCSSGSVSGSIGREASPSPPIPRNGKALSNALHSRHCSSGSVSGRDTFRNSEDELKEKGRSRREDPSDSEDCRTDWLKSKMNPASPTKALLRGKSVRTIRASGLTAGGIKKEERRQNQNNDKAEKRHQNLDEACMRKDKTKVGLDDWMIGSSEQHIDNLCPMPKATFSEFHKKEKEEFCENLAAGSENDLQCERENFEVSSDEYDVSGSVNDSVPSSDEVDKKADEFIAKFREQIMLQKMASIERSRGLQMGRNRFR; encoded by the coding sequence ATGGCGGATTGGAGCCCTTACACTAAGAACCACTTCCCATTTTCTGAGCCGAACGCACCAATCCAACCATCCCGCAGAACCCAAGGTAAATCCTTCACAAACTTCCTCTGCAAATCTCTCTTCTTGGCGCTCTTCCTCATTCTTCTCCCACTTTTCCCTTCACGAGCTCCTGCATTTATCAACCAAACATTTCTTACCAAGTTCTGGGAGCTTCTTTACCTCCTCTTCATCGGCATTGCTGTATCATATGGCTTGTTTGGTCGAAGAAATGTCGAACTGAGCATCGATGAAACTCAATCAAATTTCAATATTTCCCAGTCTTCTGTGTCTAGGATGTTTCATGTTTCTTCTATTTTCGAAGATGGTTTTGAAAATCCAAGTGGGCCTGATGAAAGCAGTCTCATTAATAGCTGGAATTCTCAGTACATTGGGAGTGAGCATATTAATAGTTGCAATCGTAGCAGTGGTGTTGGGGAAAAGTGTAAAAGCCGATATGGGCACGATCAGAACAATGTGGTTCAAGCTTGGAATTCTCAGTACTTTCAAGGTGAACCTATGGTGGTAGTCGCTCAACCGAATTATAGTGTAGAGGAATGGGGCAAAACCGCATCCCTGATTGATCATAAGCCGTTGGGATTGCCCGTTAGGAGCTTAAAATCGAAGGTGAGAAAGCTAGACTGTCCCGAGTTTATAAGTGGAAGTGAATCTGGGTCCGGTTCAGATGGTTCATCTAGGTCTGATAGAAGCAGAAGTGGGGATTTAGATCCTATGAATTTGGAGCAGAGGTTTAATGAAGCTGCTGCTGCGGCTTCACCAATTCCATGGCGTTCGAGATCTGTAAGGACGGAAACGAGAAATGAAGCAGGGGATGTGAACCTCCCTACGCATTTCAGGCCTCTCTCGGTTGATGAAACTCAATTTGAGTCGCTCAAATCACGGTCTTTCAGGTCCACAGGATCTTTCTCATCCCAAAGTAGTTCAATCTCTTCCTCAAGCTCTATTTCCTCAGAGTTACCAAACTCGATGACGGAAGATTTGGGAAAAAATAAGAGCTTTCTTGGGGCTTTTCGTGAGGCTTCACCATCACCACCAATACCAAGAAATGGAAAGGCTTCGTCGAATGCACTTCGTTCTCGGCATTGCAGTAGTGGTTCTGTATCTGGATCCATCGGTCGTGAGGCTTCACCATCACCACCAATACCGAGAAATGGAAAGGCTTTGTCGAATTCACTTCATTCTCGGCATTGTAGTAGTGGTTCTGTATCTGGATCCATCGGTCGTGAGGCTTCACCATCACCACCAATACCAAGAAATGGAAAGGCTTTGTCGAATTCACTTCATTCTTGGCATTGTAGTAGTGGTTCTGTATCTGGATCCATCGGTCGTGAGGCTTCACCATCACCCCCAATACCAAGAAATGGAAAGGCTTTGTCGAATGCACTTCATTCTCGGCATTGTAGTAGTGGTTCTGTATCTGGAAGGGATACTTTTAGAAACTCAGAAGATGAGTTAAAGGAAAAGGGTAGGAGTAGAAGAGAGGATCCATCGGATAGTGAGGACTGCAGGACGGATTGGTTGAAATCGAAAATGAATCCCGCAAGCCCCACAAAGGCTCTTTTAAGGGGAAAATCAGTGAGAACAATTAGAGCTAGTGGACTGACTGCAGGTGgaataaaaaaggaagagagacgTCAAAACCAAAATAATGACAAGGCTGAAAAGAGGCATCAAAATTTGGATGAGGCATGTATGAGAAAAGATAAAACCAAAGTTGGACTTGACGATTGGATGATTGGCTCCAGTGAGCAACATATTGATAACTTGTGCCCTATGCCAAAGGCAACATTCTCAGAGttccacaagaaagaaaaggaagaattCTGTGAGAATTTAGCTGCAGGTTCTGAAAATGACTTGCAGTGTGAGCGTGAAAACTTTGAAGTAAGCTCAGATGAATATGATGTGTCTGGTTCTGTCAACGATTCTGTACCATCCTCTGATGAGGTTGATAAGAAGGCTGATGAGTTTATCGCTAAGTTTAGAGAGCAGATCATGCTTCAAAAAATGGCATCAATTGAAAGATCAAGAGGGCTACAGATGGGCAGAAACCGTTTTAGGTGA
- the LOC122292947 gene encoding actin-related protein 2/3 complex subunit 5A-like, with product MAATGGFVETDNAEAIITRIEHKSRKIESLLKQSKPVEALKTALEGSPPMTRDERCKSANWIVVHRAIMAIKDVDGLLSSLDPEYYDILMKYLYRGLSTGDRPTCDQCLRIHEKLTEKAGLGCILRSLADTVNAV from the exons ATGGCAGCAACAGGGGGATTTGTGGAGACAGACAATGCAGAGGCCATAATCACAAGAATCGAGCACAAATCTCGAAAGATAGAGAGCCTACTAAAGCA ATCTAAACCAGTTGAAGCTTTGAAAACTGCTCTCGAAGGCTCGCCTCCAATGACCCGAGACGAACGTTGCAAG TCGGCAAATTGGATAGTGGTCCATCGAGCTATAATGGCTATAAAGGATGTGGACGGGTTGCTTTCTTCTTTGGATCCCGAGTACTATGATATCCTCATGAA GTACTTGTACAGAGGGTTGTCTACTGGAGATCGTCCCACATGCGATCAGTGCCTTCGCATCCATGAAAAACTGACAGAGAAAGCTGGTTTGGGATGCATACTACGTTCCCTTGCCGACACTGTGAATGCTGTTTAA
- the LOC122290842 gene encoding homeobox-leucine zipper protein HAT3: MGEREKMGKKDDGLGLGLGLGLGLSLSLGCGTGNQGFVENNPIHKPSQLVQNHTQKGPWNEMFQLPDRNPDTRSFLGGVDVNRLPSMVDCEDENGVSSPNSTVSSISGKRSERSEPNGEENEAERASCSRGSDEEDGSGCDTSRKKLRLSKEQSLVLEETFKEHNTLNPKQKLALAKHLNLSPRQVEVWFQNRRARTKLKQTEVDCEYMKRCCENLTEENRRLQKEVQELRALKLSPQLYMHMNPPTTLTMCPSCERVAVSSSSSTPPSSSTVAAPAGQNRHRVAPHVQRPVPIYPWAPLPIHNRPSDVPASRS, from the exons atgggagaaagagagaaaatgggTAAGAAAGATGATGGTTTGGGGTTGGGattggggttggggttgggtTTGAGTTTGAGCTTGGGTTGTGGTACTGGGAATCAGGGTTTTGTGGAAAATAATCCCATACACAAGCCTTCACAGTTGGTGCAAAACCATACTCAGAAGGGTCCATGGAATGAGATGTTTCAGTTACCTG ACAGAAACCCAGATACGAGGTCGTTCTTGGGAGGAGTGGACGTGAACCGGTTGCCATCGATGGTGGACTGTGAGGATGAAAATGGAGTTTCTTCGCCGAACAGCACAGTGTCGAGCATAAGCGGGAAGAGGAGCGAGAGATCGGAGCCAAACGGAGAAGAAAACGAGGCCGAGAGGGCTTCATGCTCTCGCGGGAGCGACGAGGAAGACGGCAGTGGCTGCGACACGTCCAGGAAGAAGTTGAGGCTATCAAAGGAGCAGTCGTTAGTGCTGGAGGAGACCTTCAAGGAGCACAATACTCTCAATCCA AAGCAAAAGCTGGCTTTGGCAAAGCATCTGAATCTGAGCCCGAGACAAGTGGAGGTGTGGTTTCAGAACAGGAGGGCAAG GACTAAGTTGAAGCAGACTGAGGTAGATTGCGAATACATGAAGAGGTGTTGTGAGAATTTGACGGAGGAGAACAGGAGGCTGCAGAAGGAGGTTCAGGAGCTTAGAGCGCTGAAACTCTCTCCACAGCTTTACATGCACATGAACCCTCCCACAACACTCACCATGTGCCCTTCATGTGAGCGTGTGGCTGtgtcctcctcctcctccactccCCCTTCCTCCTCCACCGTCGCTGCCCCAGCTGGCCAGAACCGCCACCGAGTTGCTCCCCATGTCCAACGGCCCGTACCCATTTACCCGTGGGCACCATTGCCCATCCATAATCGGCCGTCCGATGTGCCTGCATCACGATCATGA